A genomic stretch from Candidatus Cloacimonadota bacterium includes:
- a CDS encoding DUF2089 domain-containing protein produces MNKQLKQCPICNSNLEIIEYHCPNCDTSIKGKFGIGELASLNATQQEFVKVFVCCQGSIKEVEKALGISYPTVKNRLGEVTKVLCPEKKEPAKSISPEILDEIEKGNLTVDEAIEKMKKSN; encoded by the coding sequence ATGAATAAACAATTAAAACAATGTCCGATCTGCAATTCCAATCTTGAGATCATCGAGTATCATTGCCCAAATTGTGATACTTCTATCAAGGGGAAGTTTGGGATTGGAGAACTGGCTTCTTTGAATGCTACGCAGCAGGAATTCGTGAAAGTTTTCGTCTGCTGTCAGGGAAGTATCAAGGAAGTAGAGAAAGCATTGGGAATTTCTTATCCAACTGTGAAAAACAGGTTAGGAGAAGTTACAAAGGTTCTCTGTCCGGAAAAGAAGGAACCGGCAAAATCGATATCACCCGAAATTCTGGATGAGATCGAAAAAGGGAATCTGACAGTCGATGAAGCGATTGAAAAAATGAAAAAGAGTAATTAG